From Salinicoccus roseus, one genomic window encodes:
- a CDS encoding N-acetyltransferase: MSEVKHLAINYKTAEDFKKFREYGAQELQMTKELEGNVIDANMDSPFYGIYVGDALAARMCLYRREDEHAPIFDPPHDYMVIWKLEVLEKYRGRGFGSKLIDYAKSYGIPIKAISRQNSRGFFEIHGFEPLKYDIERDMSEDPLIWYPEGYVLN, encoded by the coding sequence ATGTCAGAAGTTAAGCATTTAGCAATCAATTACAAGACAGCAGAAGATTTCAAGAAGTTCCGTGAATATGGGGCGCAGGAGCTCCAGATGACCAAGGAACTCGAAGGCAACGTGATCGACGCCAATATGGATTCCCCATTCTATGGCATCTATGTCGGCGATGCGCTGGCCGCTCGCATGTGTCTCTACCGCAGGGAGGATGAACATGCACCGATTTTCGACCCGCCGCATGACTACATGGTCATCTGGAAGCTTGAAGTGCTTGAGAAATACCGGGGACGCGGCTTCGGCAGCAAGCTGATCGACTATGCCAAAAGCTACGGCATCCCGATCAAGGCGATCAGCCGGCAGAACTCCCGCGGATTCTTCGAGATCCATGGCTTCGAGCCCTTGAAATACGACATCGAACGCGATATGTCGGAAGATCCACTGATCTGGTATCCGGAAGGCTATGTACTCAACTAG
- the rpmF gene encoding 50S ribosomal protein L32 encodes MAVPKRRTSITRKRKRRTHLKLSVPGMVECPNCGEMKLSHRVCKECGSYKGEDVAAN; translated from the coding sequence ATGGCAGTACCAAAAAGAAGAACCTCAATTACACGCAAAAGAAAACGCCGTACGCACCTGAAACTTTCAGTGCCTGGTATGGTGGAATGCCCAAACTGTGGAGAAATGAAACTTTCCCACCGTGTATGTAAAGAATGCGGCAGCTATAAAGGTGAAGATGTCGCAGCAAACTAA
- a CDS encoding YceD family protein produces MRWSLTQLKKFNQESIAVNEKVQFGEITDRKDVTSIEETSVEGEIHVRNRQISVDLTIDTVVNMLDSRTSEDIEVPLHIESKEIFDEEAGEDDELAENVHPVTHTLDLEPVVRELIVVNIPFVITKSDEALTGGKEWSVMTEEELTQEEEDVDPRLAKLKSLLDDSENKEE; encoded by the coding sequence ATGAGATGGTCATTAACACAGCTTAAAAAGTTTAATCAGGAATCAATCGCTGTAAATGAAAAGGTCCAGTTCGGAGAGATCACAGACCGCAAGGATGTAACCTCCATCGAGGAAACTTCTGTAGAGGGAGAAATCCATGTCCGGAATCGGCAGATTTCGGTCGATCTTACGATAGATACAGTGGTTAATATGCTCGATAGCCGTACTTCTGAAGATATAGAAGTACCCCTTCACATCGAATCGAAAGAAATATTCGATGAAGAGGCGGGCGAAGACGACGAACTGGCTGAAAATGTTCATCCAGTGACCCACACTTTGGATCTGGAGCCTGTTGTCCGTGAACTGATTGTGGTCAACATCCCATTCGTCATCACGAAGAGTGATGAGGCGCTGACCGGCGGCAAGGAATGGTCCGTCATGACGGAAGAAGAGTTGACTCAGGAGGAAGAGGACGTGGATCCGAGACTGGCAAAGTTGAAATCGCTGCTAGACGACAGTGAGAATAAGGAGGAATAG
- a CDS encoding nucleotidyltransferase has product MIITSLITEYNPFHNGHIHHIEASRRLTGADVVIAIMSGSFTQRGEIAVTDKFTRAEAAIRHVDLVVELPLLNAISFADDFAMGGVHIAELLGSDHIVFGSESGDINALKEVHSKLKDSDIKSRMETYMKKGYSYPRAINASIRSDLFGGANNTLGLAYIRAIEELGSDIVPLTIPRLGNRYSETTLSQSRFSSATSLREALREGRVEEASQYMPRELAGIINAAGPLSNEDLFATLKLLIQRSSAEDLRRIYMMTEGIEHRLLAKIREHHSYSAFIGSVKTKRYTWTRLNRLMLYILLGITQSRMESHVMKDAVRVLAMNRTGQSFLKTLPEDLPVITNVKSTNRHHVEDEIMATDIHNIFSRSQRNDYNTPVIIAD; this is encoded by the coding sequence ATGATTATCACATCTTTGATAACCGAATACAATCCCTTCCACAACGGGCATATCCATCATATAGAAGCGTCACGGCGCCTGACGGGCGCCGATGTCGTCATCGCCATCATGTCCGGCAGCTTCACCCAGCGCGGGGAGATCGCCGTCACCGACAAGTTCACGCGGGCTGAAGCCGCAATCCGTCATGTGGACCTTGTGGTGGAACTCCCCCTCCTGAACGCCATCAGCTTCGCCGATGATTTCGCCATGGGCGGCGTGCACATCGCCGAACTGCTCGGCAGCGACCACATCGTCTTCGGCAGCGAATCCGGTGACATCAACGCCCTCAAGGAAGTCCATTCCAAGCTGAAGGACAGCGACATCAAATCCCGTATGGAAACCTATATGAAGAAGGGGTACAGCTACCCCCGCGCCATCAACGCCTCCATCCGTTCCGACCTCTTCGGTGGAGCGAACAATACACTCGGCTTGGCATACATCCGGGCAATCGAGGAACTTGGATCGGACATCGTACCCCTGACCATTCCGCGCCTCGGCAACAGGTACAGCGAAACGACGCTGTCACAGTCCCGCTTCTCCAGTGCCACCAGCCTGAGGGAAGCCCTCAGGGAAGGCAGGGTGGAAGAGGCATCACAGTACATGCCGCGTGAGCTCGCCGGAATCATAAATGCAGCAGGGCCGCTTTCCAACGAAGACCTGTTCGCCACGCTGAAGCTCCTGATCCAGCGCAGTTCGGCGGAAGACCTCCGCCGCATATACATGATGACCGAAGGCATCGAACACAGGCTGCTCGCCAAGATCAGGGAGCACCATTCCTACAGTGCATTCATCGGGAGCGTCAAGACGAAGCGCTATACGTGGACGCGCCTGAACCGCCTCATGCTCTATATACTGCTCGGCATCACCCAGTCGCGCATGGAGAGCCATGTCATGAAGGATGCCGTCAGGGTGCTGGCGATGAACCGGACCGGCCAGTCCTTCCTGAAGACATTGCCGGAAGATCTTCCCGTCATCACCAACGTCAAAAGTACGAACCGGCATCATGTCGAGGATGAGATCATGGCGACCGACATCCACAACATCTTCAGCCGTTCACAGCGTAATGACTATAATACGCCGGTCATCATAGCAGATTGA
- the coaD gene encoding pantetheine-phosphate adenylyltransferase, whose product MGRIAVCPGSFDPITYGHLDIIERTSKIFDTVYVSVLKNSSKEGLFTPEERVELIRQVTERYPNVEVRSFNGLLIDFCEEVGAEAIVRGLRAVSDFEYEMQLTSMNRKLNSSIETIYMMTNNNYSFISSSIVKEVAKYGGKIEDVVPPLVEEALKRKFNLL is encoded by the coding sequence ATGGGTAGAATTGCAGTATGTCCGGGAAGTTTCGACCCGATCACATATGGACACCTTGATATCATTGAGCGCACGAGTAAAATATTCGATACGGTCTATGTCTCGGTCCTGAAGAACTCTTCAAAGGAAGGGCTGTTCACCCCGGAAGAACGGGTTGAACTCATCAGGCAGGTGACGGAACGCTATCCGAACGTGGAGGTGAGGAGCTTCAATGGTCTTCTGATCGACTTCTGTGAAGAGGTCGGCGCAGAGGCCATCGTCAGGGGGCTGCGGGCCGTCAGCGACTTCGAATATGAAATGCAGCTCACATCCATGAACCGCAAGCTGAACAGTTCGATAGAGACGATATATATGATGACGAACAACAACTATTCATTCATCTCTTCCTCGATCGTAAAAGAGGTTGCAAAGTACGGCGGCAAAATAGAGGATGTTGTGCCGCCGCTTGTTGAAGAGGCGCTGAAGCGTAAATTCAATCTGCTATGA
- the rsmD gene encoding 16S rRNA (guanine(966)-N(2))-methyltransferase RsmD → MRIISGKYKSKKLAALKSNDTRPTTDKVRENIFNILGDVEGGVLDLFAGSGGLGIEALSRGATHAMFIDGAKDAIAIIRENTEGLDEPVEIFRNDYRRALKAMAKRKKRFSLIFLDPPYHKGMAGEALKMIEDLDILEDGGRIVVETHKDEKYPIHSHVSIRDVAYGTIRVNVLTKGGGEYDG, encoded by the coding sequence ATGAGAATAATCAGTGGAAAATACAAATCGAAGAAACTTGCAGCACTGAAGTCCAACGACACCCGCCCGACTACCGACAAGGTCAGGGAGAACATATTCAATATTCTGGGCGATGTGGAGGGCGGCGTCCTCGACCTTTTTGCAGGAAGCGGGGGACTTGGCATCGAAGCATTGAGTCGGGGGGCGACTCATGCTATGTTTATAGATGGTGCAAAAGACGCCATAGCCATCATCAGGGAGAACACCGAGGGTCTCGATGAGCCCGTGGAGATCTTTCGCAATGACTACCGGCGCGCACTGAAGGCCATGGCAAAACGCAAAAAAAGGTTCAGCCTGATCTTCCTGGATCCCCCCTACCATAAAGGCATGGCCGGAGAAGCCCTGAAGATGATAGAGGACTTGGATATACTTGAAGACGGCGGCCGGATTGTCGTGGAGACCCACAAAGATGAGAAATATCCGATACATAGTCACGTGAGCATCAGGGATGTGGCATATGGGACCATCCGTGTAAATGTATTGACGAAAGGAGGAGGGGAATATGATGGGTAG
- a CDS encoding DUF7147 family protein, protein MQKFITLGEGHGDLFELEALIGHNASRIDRGIFLHTTDGPSTFILIMSPVRGNFQAIYTIYRGVAYKEGTGRKYTLIQEWCKAADIPVVEFSTRDPEDFYEREQFYQYITGVLRLNHLIPPMT, encoded by the coding sequence ATGCAAAAATTCATCACGCTCGGAGAAGGGCACGGCGACCTGTTCGAACTGGAGGCGCTGATCGGACACAACGCTTCAAGGATAGACAGGGGCATATTCCTGCATACAACCGACGGGCCATCCACCTTTATACTGATCATGTCACCGGTACGCGGCAATTTTCAGGCCATCTATACCATATACCGGGGTGTCGCCTATAAGGAGGGCACCGGACGGAAATACACCCTGATCCAGGAATGGTGCAAAGCCGCAGATATACCTGTAGTCGAATTCTCCACACGCGATCCGGAGGATTTCTACGAAAGGGAGCAGTTCTACCAGTACATAACGGGCGTGCTGCGCCTGAACCACCTCATACCGCCGATGACCTGA
- a CDS encoding YlbG family protein: MLEKRIGIYIYFKQNKFIRQLKRYGHLIYVNKEKKYLLLYIYESDLPQTIEALNALKYVNDVLVSEYPNIKREYGTENFEPKDYRVI; this comes from the coding sequence ATGCTTGAGAAACGCATTGGCATATACATTTATTTTAAACAAAATAAATTCATACGACAATTGAAACGCTACGGCCACCTCATATACGTCAATAAGGAAAAGAAGTACTTATTACTATATATATACGAATCGGACCTCCCTCAAACCATCGAAGCGCTGAATGCGCTGAAGTATGTCAATGATGTGCTCGTTTCGGAATATCCGAACATCAAGAGGGAGTACGGCACCGAGAATTTCGAGCCGAAGGACTACCGCGTCATCTGA
- a CDS encoding glycerophosphodiester phosphodiesterase, protein MKKCTKTLLTAIGVTGGLIGGLWVGTKVTSEPAIRDIKPYFRHRSPYIFAHRGGMGLAPEHTAAAFDKAGKFDVDGFEIDIRMTKDEEIVVFHDAYVDRTSNGAGRVSDMTLAELRELDFGYHFRDAEGSHPYRGSEDAKIMTLRELLEKYPDKLINIDIKDDPNSYEGSLIPSLLYRLIDELGVEDRVLVTSFYDSQIDRFHLYSGEDIALGAGEDQVRNAYIAYASGFKHMFSPKADTFQIPPQYNNIPLDKEGFIDYLQSLNVAVGYWVINEMDEMDELIQKGAHTIVTDYPDISHHLMKERY, encoded by the coding sequence ATGAAAAAGTGTACTAAAACCCTTTTGACCGCAATCGGTGTCACAGGCGGACTGATCGGCGGACTGTGGGTCGGCACGAAGGTCACATCAGAGCCAGCGATCAGGGACATCAAGCCCTACTTCAGACACCGCTCCCCGTATATCTTCGCCCATCGCGGCGGCATGGGGCTCGCCCCGGAGCATACGGCAGCGGCATTCGATAAGGCCGGCAAGTTCGATGTGGACGGATTCGAAATCGACATCCGCATGACGAAGGATGAGGAGATCGTGGTATTCCATGATGCCTATGTCGACCGCACTTCAAACGGTGCCGGCCGCGTCAGCGACATGACCCTTGCTGAACTCAGGGAGCTCGATTTCGGCTACCACTTCCGGGACGCGGAAGGCAGTCATCCTTACAGGGGATCGGAAGATGCTAAGATCATGACGCTCAGGGAGCTTCTCGAGAAGTACCCGGACAAGCTCATCAACATCGATATAAAGGATGACCCGAATTCATATGAGGGCAGCCTCATTCCAAGTCTCCTCTATCGTCTGATTGATGAACTCGGTGTGGAGGACCGTGTCCTCGTCACAAGCTTCTATGATTCACAGATCGACCGCTTCCACCTCTACTCCGGAGAGGATATCGCACTTGGGGCAGGAGAGGATCAGGTCAGGAATGCCTACATCGCATACGCATCCGGGTTCAAGCACATGTTCAGCCCGAAAGCAGACACTTTCCAGATTCCGCCGCAATACAACAATATCCCACTCGACAAGGAAGGCTTCATCGATTATCTGCAGAGCCTGAACGTGGCAGTCGGATATTGGGTAATCAACGAAATGGATGAGATGGATGAACTGATCCAAAAAGGTGCACATACGATCGTCACCGATTATCCTGACATCAGCCATCACCTGATGAAGGAACGCTATTAG
- a CDS encoding YlbF family regulator, whose product MVTETELEILDQIDALNEKIRQTEAYRHYCKYRTLLEQDEEVAGLIDQFTRLKMDFEEVQRFGKYHPDFSTKRREINQFKKKLDMHPVIMEYRRAEYQLQEMLDEVLYHVSISVSSHVNVVSSNPFFSVSSDSGGCATGGSCGCQSAG is encoded by the coding sequence ATGGTGACAGAAACAGAATTGGAAATTCTAGATCAGATCGATGCCTTAAATGAAAAGATAAGGCAGACTGAAGCCTACAGGCATTATTGCAAATACAGGACACTCCTTGAACAGGATGAGGAAGTGGCTGGACTCATAGATCAATTCACACGGCTGAAGATGGATTTTGAAGAGGTGCAGCGTTTCGGGAAATATCACCCCGATTTCAGCACCAAGCGGCGGGAGATCAATCAGTTCAAGAAGAAGCTCGATATGCATCCCGTCATCATGGAATACAGGAGGGCCGAATACCAGCTGCAGGAGATGCTGGATGAGGTGCTCTACCATGTCAGCATCAGCGTCAGCAGCCATGTCAACGTCGTCAGCAGCAATCCGTTCTTCTCGGTATCCTCGGATTCCGGCGGCTGTGCTACCGGCGGCAGCTGCGGCTGTCAGTCCGCAGGCTGA
- a CDS encoding YugN family protein translates to MVFENSTLETMLVSQDILQDVMNKNGLVLGGAWDYERMTFDFKYEIPEGVYYLRVPGYAVEGDVGAKNAIIQLMDPYMGKHYYPTGIEYGSDEHFPERIVDHAVKKIRAVAQDLQALTS, encoded by the coding sequence ATGGTTTTCGAAAACTCTACTCTTGAGACGATGCTCGTTTCTCAGGATATACTGCAAGATGTAATGAACAAGAACGGACTGGTCCTCGGCGGTGCATGGGACTATGAGCGGATGACCTTCGACTTTAAATATGAAATACCTGAAGGCGTCTACTACCTGCGTGTGCCGGGCTACGCTGTCGAAGGTGACGTGGGTGCAAAAAATGCCATCATCCAGCTGATGGACCCCTACATGGGCAAGCACTACTATCCGACAGGCATCGAGTATGGAAGCGATGAACACTTCCCTGAACGTATAGTCGATCACGCTGTAAAGAAAATCAGGGCAGTTGCCCAGGATCTGCAGGCTCTGACCAGCTAG
- a CDS encoding DUF420 domain-containing protein: protein MHILPTLSTLFIVISAIFMAIGIAKVKNGQVEAHRKMMMLAALSALIFFVIYASRTVFIGNTAFGGPDALVPYYTVFLIFHIILATTGGILGGVQVYLGLKEKLARHRKIAPWASTIWFATAITGVMVYVLLYILYPGGETTSLIKAILQG from the coding sequence GTGCATATTTTACCGACCCTCAGTACACTGTTCATCGTAATCAGTGCAATATTCATGGCAATCGGAATTGCCAAAGTGAAGAATGGCCAGGTTGAAGCCCATCGGAAGATGATGATGCTTGCGGCACTCAGTGCCCTGATATTCTTCGTCATCTATGCTTCCAGGACAGTGTTCATCGGCAACACGGCCTTCGGTGGTCCAGATGCACTGGTGCCATATTATACAGTATTTCTGATCTTCCATATCATATTGGCGACGACCGGCGGCATCCTCGGTGGCGTCCAGGTCTACCTGGGGCTGAAGGAGAAGCTTGCCAGGCACAGGAAGATAGCGCCATGGGCATCGACGATATGGTTTGCTACGGCAATCACCGGCGTCATGGTCTATGTCCTTCTCTATATCCTTTACCCGGGTGGAGAAACCACATCGTTGATCAAAGCGATCCTGCAGGGATAG
- the ctaG gene encoding cytochrome c oxidase assembly factor CtaG has product MENLSSISIFGFIANWSPYFLAFTVFLTVAYFLITKKWYDNFEGGRPLRNKEAMIFLTSMILLYAMYGSPVDILSHILFSFHMLQMAVVFLLIAPLMYFAIPEYLWKHFVGLPVVKQFFAIAKKPLIPLILFNGIFSIYHLPVVLDFLKQSGMLHSAFNVMLFALALLMFYPIFNKVEPQERHMGGLFKLLYIFGIGALLTPACGLIIFAEQPLYRTYTDGDAWLAAMELCVPSGVLDGLTGQGLISGPEYFTNTTPIMDQQTGGIIMKVLQEVFFGFMLGYIFFNWYRNERKDEDEVTRRSVEKARLQKELFNQYR; this is encoded by the coding sequence ATGGAAAACTTGTCATCTATATCAATATTCGGATTCATCGCAAACTGGAGTCCATACTTTCTGGCCTTCACCGTCTTCCTGACGGTCGCTTATTTCCTCATCACCAAGAAGTGGTATGACAATTTCGAGGGCGGCCGGCCGCTGAGGAACAAGGAAGCCATGATCTTCCTGACCAGCATGATACTGCTTTATGCAATGTACGGCTCTCCAGTGGATATTCTGAGCCATATACTTTTCAGCTTCCATATGCTGCAGATGGCAGTCGTCTTCCTGCTGATTGCGCCGCTCATGTATTTCGCCATTCCGGAATATCTGTGGAAGCATTTCGTGGGCCTGCCGGTGGTCAAGCAGTTCTTTGCGATTGCTAAAAAACCGCTGATTCCACTGATTCTTTTCAATGGCATATTCTCGATCTACCATCTGCCCGTCGTATTGGACTTTCTGAAGCAGAGCGGCATGCTGCACTCTGCATTCAATGTCATGCTGTTTGCGCTGGCTCTGCTGATGTTCTATCCGATATTCAATAAGGTGGAGCCGCAAGAGCGCCATATGGGCGGACTCTTTAAGCTTCTGTACATCTTTGGCATCGGGGCGCTGTTGACACCCGCGTGCGGGCTGATCATCTTTGCAGAGCAACCGTTGTACCGGACATATACGGATGGAGATGCATGGCTTGCGGCCATGGAACTCTGTGTGCCTTCCGGCGTCCTGGATGGACTGACAGGGCAGGGGCTCATCTCGGGGCCTGAATACTTCACGAATACGACCCCGATCATGGACCAGCAGACGGGCGGCATCATCATGAAAGTGCTCCAGGAAGTCTTCTTCGGCTTCATGCTCGGCTACATCTTCTTCAACTGGTACCGCAATGAACGCAAGGATGAAGATGAAGTGACACGCCGTTCAGTAGAGAAAGCGCGTCTGCAGAAAGAACTTTTCAATCAATACAGATAA
- a CDS encoding cytochrome C oxidase subunit IV family protein: MAEIKQEPMSKKKLEYVRRERTKEMRQQVISFGLMIFFTFIAFGMVAMDLDASFVIPVVIGLAFIQVVLQFFYFMHMKDKGHEFAKLFMMTGMFFALAFVVTFMYIVWIGSPI, translated from the coding sequence ATGGCAGAAATAAAACAGGAACCAATGTCAAAAAAGAAACTTGAGTATGTACGCCGTGAGCGCACGAAGGAGATGCGCCAACAGGTCATTTCCTTCGGACTCATGATCTTCTTCACCTTCATCGCATTTGGGATGGTGGCGATGGACCTCGACGCAAGCTTTGTCATTCCGGTAGTCATCGGTCTGGCATTCATCCAGGTCGTCCTGCAGTTCTTCTACTTCATGCACATGAAGGATAAGGGGCATGAGTTCGCGAAGCTGTTCATGATGACGGGCATGTTCTTCGCACTGGCATTCGTTGTCACGTTCATGTATATCGTCTGGATCGGTTCACCGATCTAG
- a CDS encoding cytochrome (ubi)quinol oxidase subunit III, which produces MAHMEYNVPSERWPAHPETATMEGKNKFVGFWIFLAGETALFASLFATYLALKDSVPSDDHMLAADLFALPLAFVMTMFLLTSSLTSVYAVYHMRNNNFAKMQLWLGITVLLGLGFLALEIYEFIEYAHLGHTFRSSAFGSAFYFLLGTHGFHVVIGLIWITLLIIRNAKRGLSVYTAAKVNTAALYWHFIDVVWVFIFTIVYLLGVL; this is translated from the coding sequence ATGGCTCACATGGAGTATAACGTACCAAGTGAAAGATGGCCGGCACATCCCGAAACCGCAACGATGGAAGGGAAGAACAAGTTTGTCGGCTTCTGGATCTTCCTTGCAGGTGAGACTGCACTCTTCGCCTCCCTCTTTGCAACATATCTTGCACTGAAGGATTCGGTACCATCAGATGACCACATGCTGGCAGCCGATCTTTTCGCCCTGCCTCTCGCGTTCGTCATGACGATGTTCCTTTTGACTTCATCACTGACAAGCGTCTACGCAGTCTACCATATGAGGAACAACAACTTCGCTAAAATGCAGCTCTGGCTGGGAATTACAGTCCTTCTCGGCCTCGGCTTCCTGGCGCTTGAGATCTATGAGTTCATCGAGTATGCCCACCTTGGCCATACGTTCAGATCCAGTGCATTCGGAAGTGCATTCTACTTCCTGCTTGGAACCCACGGGTTCCACGTTGTAATCGGACTCATCTGGATTACACTGCTCATCATCCGTAATGCAAAACGCGGACTTTCCGTATACACTGCTGCGAAAGTAAACACTGCAGCCCTGTACTGGCACTTCATCGACGTTGTGTGGGTGTTCATCTTCACAATAGTTTACTTGCTGGGAGTGTTGTAA
- a CDS encoding cytochrome c oxidase subunit I gives MASTAKKQGVGSVIWEYLTTVDHKKIAILYLIAGGFFFVLGGIEAMLIRIQLAVPNNDFLSAGLFNEVITMHGTTMIFLAAMPLLFAFMNATVPLQIGARDVAFPFLNSLGVWLFIFGGIFLNLSWFLGGAPDAGWTSYASLSIASAGHGIDFYALGLQITGAGTLISGINFVTTIINMRAPGMTYMRMPLMTWTTLVASVLIVFAFPPLTIGIFLLMFDRMFGSSFFLVETGGNTIIWEHLFWIFGHPEVYILILPAFGIFSEIFATFARKRLFGYSAMVFATVLIGFFGFMVWAHHMFTVGLGPTANAIFAVATMAIAVPTGIKIFNWVLTVWGGSIEFTTPMLYALAFIPSFTMGGVTGVMQAAAPADYQYHDSYFIVAHFHYVIVGGVVFALLAGLHYYWPLMFGTMLSEKLGKITFVLFVIGFHTTFLIQHFLGLWGMPRRVFTYLDGQGYNTSNMISSIGALLMAIAVIILVVNIIMTIAKNQKVGRDPWGDGRTLEWSLPIPVPYYNFAQTPLVRGLDAYWIEKKANNGRMMPAESLEDFHMPNNSFIPFVMSFGLFVAAFGALYFASGKEWAIDAVADLPQHPWALWVLILGLAITFGAMITRSLKDDLGYYVTKEEVLRDLEEEQRREN, from the coding sequence ATGGCATCCACAGCCAAAAAGCAAGGTGTCGGTTCTGTAATCTGGGAATACCTGACTACAGTGGACCATAAGAAGATAGCAATACTGTACTTGATTGCTGGTGGTTTCTTCTTCGTTCTTGGTGGTATTGAAGCGATGCTCATCAGGATCCAGCTCGCAGTACCAAACAATGACTTCCTCTCTGCAGGACTGTTCAACGAAGTAATCACGATGCACGGTACGACGATGATATTCCTGGCAGCCATGCCGCTGCTGTTTGCATTCATGAATGCGACGGTGCCACTTCAGATCGGGGCACGGGACGTTGCATTTCCATTCCTGAACTCACTGGGTGTCTGGCTCTTCATCTTCGGTGGTATCTTCCTGAACCTCTCATGGTTCCTGGGTGGAGCACCTGACGCAGGGTGGACAAGCTATGCTTCACTGTCCATCGCATCTGCCGGACACGGCATCGACTTTTACGCACTCGGCCTGCAGATCACTGGTGCAGGTACACTGATTTCAGGTATCAACTTTGTAACGACGATCATCAATATGAGAGCTCCGGGCATGACATACATGAGGATGCCGCTGATGACATGGACGACGCTCGTGGCATCAGTACTCATCGTATTCGCCTTCCCGCCACTTACAATCGGCATCTTCCTGCTGATGTTCGACCGCATGTTCGGTTCCAGCTTCTTCCTGGTTGAAACCGGTGGTAATACAATCATCTGGGAGCACCTGTTCTGGATCTTCGGTCACCCGGAAGTGTACATCCTGATCCTTCCGGCGTTCGGTATCTTCTCTGAGATCTTTGCGACATTTGCACGTAAGCGTCTCTTCGGATACTCAGCAATGGTGTTTGCGACCGTACTGATCGGATTCTTCGGATTCATGGTATGGGCACACCACATGTTTACAGTTGGTCTTGGACCGACAGCAAACGCAATCTTCGCAGTAGCGACAATGGCGATCGCCGTTCCAACGGGTATCAAGATATTCAACTGGGTACTCACCGTGTGGGGCGGAAGCATCGAGTTCACAACACCGATGCTCTACGCACTCGCCTTCATCCCATCGTTCACGATGGGCGGGGTTACAGGTGTCATGCAGGCCGCTGCGCCAGCCGACTACCAGTACCATGATTCATACTTCATCGTTGCACACTTCCACTACGTCATCGTCGGCGGGGTCGTTTTCGCCCTCCTGGCAGGCCTGCACTACTACTGGCCACTGATGTTTGGAACGATGCTCAGCGAGAAGCTCGGAAAGATTACATTCGTCCTATTCGTAATCGGTTTCCATACGACATTCCTGATCCAGCACTTCCTCGGACTTTGGGGAATGCCGAGACGTGTATTCACGTACCTCGATGGGCAGGGCTATAACACCTCAAATATGATATCTTCGATCGGTGCACTGCTGATGGCCATCGCGGTAATCATACTTGTCGTCAACATCATCATGACGATTGCGAAGAACCAGAAAGTGGGCCGCGATCCATGGGGCGACGGACGTACGCTTGAATGGTCCCTGCCGATTCCGGTACCTTACTACAACTTCGCACAGACACCACTTGTACGTGGCCTGGATGCCTACTGGATCGAGAAGAAGGCGAACAATGGCAGGATGATGCCGGCTGAATCACTGGAAGATTTCCACATGCCGAACAACTCATTCATTCCATTCGTAATGTCCTTCGGCCTGTTCGTAGCAGCCTTCGGTGCACTGTACTTCGCATCCGGCAAAGAGTGGGCGATCGATGCAGTAGCCGACCTGCCGCAGCACCCTTGGGCACTATGGGTACTCATCCTTGGTCTTGCGATCACATTCGGTGCAATGATCACACGTTCACTCAAGGATGACCTCGGATACTATGTAACTAAAGAAGAAGTACTGAGAGACCTTGAAGAAGAACAAAGGAGGGAGAACTAA